The stretch of DNA acagcaaattgtgcatttgcaaagaatagcaaatcaaataccagatgcatttgcagacacaaaaggggtgactaaatcatatatacatgctgcaaatgtccctgctcgaattgaaattccgaagaaacaaattgaagatactcatgatgtcattaaacgcctgaagcgtggaaggccagtcggttccaaggataaaaatcctcgaaaaagaaaattcattgagaaacacgatgatcacaaaatagagaatgatgttcctgaagaaacacatgatgatcataaaatagagaatgatgttcctgaagaaacacatgacgatgaaaatgttctgtcagaaccacaaactgacgagaattgtgaaatctctatcaattatattaatactggaaaaatatggaaccgaaaagatatagaagaaattgatgatatattttcttataatgtggcaatcgacatcataaatgataatgaagatcatgacccaaaatcttttggtgaatgtaaaaatcggcaagattggataaaatggaaagatgccatccaggttgaattggattcgctaaataaacgtaatgtttttggacctatagtccttacacctgaaggtgtaaaacctgttggatacaaatgggtttttattcgaaagcgaaatgagaaaaatgaaattgtaagatataaagctcgacttgttgcacaaggtttttctcaaagacctggaattgattatgaagaaacgtattctcccgtgatggatgcaattatgtttcggtatttgattagattgacggtatctgaaaatttagaaatgcgtttTATgaatgttgttacagcttacttatatggatcacttgatagtaatatatatatgaaaatccctgaagtaTTTAAGAtgtctgaagcacaaagttcaaaacccagagaatgttattctgtgaaattacaaagatcattatatgggttaaaacaatccggtcgaatgtggtataatcgactaagtgatcacttgattaaaaagggatatgtaaataattcaatatgccctcgtgttttcattaagaaaacaacatccggatgcgtaattattgctgtgtatgttgatgatttaaacatcattggaacgaataaggaaattcaagaagttgtgtcatacttgaaggaagaatttgaaatgaaggatcttggaaaaaaccaagtattgtctgggtttacaaattgaacaaaaagaatgtggaatgtttgttcaccagacaaattatacagaaaagatctttaaacgttttaatatggataaatcaaatcctttaagtactccaatagttgttagatcattaaatatagaaaaggatccattccgtccatgtgaagatgatgaagatattcttggtccagaagtaccatatctaagtgctatcggtgcccttatgtatcttacaaattgtacaaggcctgatatatcttttgtcgtaagtttgttggcaagatttagcacatatccaacaaagagacactggaacggaattaaacatatattccgttatctacgaggaacaacagacttgagacttttgtattcaaaagatgctaatccaagtatattggttatgctgatgctggatacttatctgatccacacaatgCACGTtctcaaactggatatgtatttactcgtggaggcactgcaatttgttggcattcacagaaacaaacgctcgtaacaacttcatcaaatcatgccgagattattgcactacatgaagcaagtcgtgaatgtgtgtggttaaaatcaatgacccaacatatccaaatatcatgcggattatcattcgacgagaaacatgtgatactatatgaagataatgctgcatgtgttgctcaaatgaaagaatgatacataaaaagcgacaaaACTAAatatattcctcctaagttcttcgcattcaccaaggagcttgagaaaaataaatgtattgatgttcgtcacattcaatcaagtgaaaactcatcagatctattcacaaaggcacttcatacgacaatattcagaaagcacatatataatattaggatgcgcaatctacgaaatttgtgaagaattgttcatgtcaacatgagggggagtttacgtgactgcattctttttcccttactatggtttttatcccaatggatttttactagtaaggtttttaacgaggcagtataaaaacacgtaattaatacaatcattatgatcatcatcacaagggggagtgttggaaaataatatttaaaatgtgtgtattgaatatttgaatgttgaaaataagagttgtaaatattgaaaattagtgtgtgatgatgtaggtaatgatgtattttatttttggattatttgtaaagaaattctataaatagcctcaccatttgtgaagatattcacaattgagtagagaaaaaaatattataaagtgtgttgtttgataaattttgagagtttgagatttttactttttaccataaatttttactttttcacaacatctaGAAGATTTTTTACTTGACTAATATCAATATGCCTAGTGTctattaatataataaagttccaaaaaataattaaaaacctCAAATAAAAAACGTTTCTTATGTGTTCTTTGACTTTTTTTAAGGACAATGGAACTATGACCATGAGTAAGTCtctgagatgatctcacgaatatttatctgtgaaacatgtcaatcataccgatattcataataaaaaataatattattagtataaaaaataaaaaaatttcatagataacccaaataagagacccgcatcacaaaatacgatccgtgagaccgtctcacacaactTTTTGCCCTACAACCACTACCTATATCCCTTCTTTGATTTGCCAGTTGTTAGTTATCCAAGTGGTAGTAGCTTACATTGAGTTGTATCTCTCAATTTATTCCAAAACAATTTTGTACCACATAAGAAATTTGTTTAGAAAACCATGTATACGACTGCAATGTTGCTTAGTTCTCACTTTTTCACTTTATACTTTCAAGTACGAATGGTCAACAAAACAATGCATGGAAGTATAGATAGTGGTAATAGAGAATGATTTAGAATTCATATAAATTAGTATATAAATAGCATGTATTCATTTCTTGTAAGTCAAATGAATCCTAAAGGAGTAAACTTGTAAGCATTATTGTTACTACCAAAACACCATATAAATAATATGTATACTTAGCTTAGCTTAAAACTGACGACTCTCCAAATTCTATACCCAGTAACTCCGAGTTTTGGGCTGTAACATGTGAGTGAGGGGCTAAGTCTAATTCCTCTAATTCCACGTGAATATTTGTGGTCTCGATAATCACTCTGCAGGGTACCACCACATTCTCCTCACCAATCAACAGACAACAATCCTCGTATACACCTTCACAGGGAGGAAGATTCAACAAACAAGATCTAGGAGCTGATAACCTCATTCCATTGATGAAAAACTTTTCCTTGTTTTTGACCCCTAGCATAAGACGATGACGGCGTCCCAACAGCTCTGACACGTATTTCATGTCCCCTTTGGCAAGAGCATGACGAACCCGAGTGGATGAGACTTGGCCTTTCTCCTTTGAGTTGCTACAGTTTATGTCTTTAGAGTCTTGGTTTTTGTCCATGACAGAATCTATTATACATGCACTCATGCCAAACTCGGCACACAATTGCACCAGGTCTGATGCATCACCAGCGGCTTTGTATCCGAATCGGTAGTTTTGACCTGCCACACTAACAATCGTGCTTAATGTATCTGTTTTTGGAccaaaataaaatgtataaatcTGGAAGATCAACAGAGAAATTCTATACCAGCAACAACACCACGGACTCCAAGCTCCTCTGATAACTTCTCAACAAATTGTCGTGGGGTGAGATATCTAACTGTAGAAAATTCAATTTGGAATTCCTTAGGGATGACATTATGGCAGAGCAGACCCCAAGAGGAAAGAATTCGCTTTCGATCACATTTGGCAACTATAGGAGCTCTGTTCAAAAAGTCATAACGGTCACGAATACACATCCAATCAACTTCTTAGCTTTATGCCACCGCAGCaggttaattatttattattaaattactagaaaATTGGAACAGATTGATACACAAGCCTGaaataaaaatctaaaaataGCACCCATCCGactctttaatattttaaaaacacgCAGGCTTTAAAGTAACTAATGGACAGAGTGCTAACACTCAACTTCGACAAATCTCGAAAGAGCAAAAGTCGCTAGCGTAGTGGCATGAAAGATTTGACAGTCATGCAAAACCAGTATTCTAACAAGATTTACGTCATCTCCTTAATTTGTATAAAAAGAGCATAAACAATAACTTATGGTAATCACACAAGTATATCAAACAAACTGCTCGATGTATGTGgctataaaatatcaaatttcagAATATGAATCCTTACACCAGTAATATTTGTAGATAAGTAGTTTGAAGTATGGGTTATTTATGAGGGTTTCATCTTACTTATTCACAAGACATATCTTTAGATATTGATCTGAAATTAAATTtgacaaaataattaatttgacaAAATAGTTCGTTCTTTCGTGCAagcatttttttaatatatgcaGGGACAACAAAGTTGAGAAGACAGAGGGCATACCATACCTAGGTTCCCACCCAAGTATCTCAGCCATTCCAACGAAGGACAAGAGAAATGGAACTCCTATCTCTGCAGCTTGGATGGCAAGTTCTCGATGACCAATGTGAAGGGCATCAAACTTTCCCAAAGCTACTATCCCTCCTATTCGAATGAATAACACCAAACAAACATCAATCCATCTGTTAATCACATTAACTTGTaataataaaccataaaagATTGTCGAAAACGAAGAAATTTCCCAAATAATGTATTGCAGGGTATGGTAAGCACGGCACAAGCATCACTATAGCTGCAATATGCATCAAAATTTCCGTTTTCAAGCCAAATCCCTTCAAATTTTAAATgagtgatatttttttttaacaaagagTCATCGCACATCAAGAGAAATAGAAGTGTACAGCATAAAATTACAGGACAAGATTAATTACAACAAAGTAGAAACTATCAAACAGTTTCCATAATATTAATTAAGCAGCACATAAAATGAAGACCGAGGCTTTTATTCAGgacatattaaaaaaaaaaaagaaattttgaTTACTGATGATAGATCTTGACAACGATAAGAAAAGCATGAACCACACTAAAAAATACCACATGATGAAAAATGGATGACGCCAGATTCACAATTAaatctttttttatatatatataagaaactatattttattaaatacttaACAGTTTTTAATTACAATAAGCGGACTAGAGATCCACTCATGACAAAATACCAGACAATACCCTAGTCCTATCAAAAATACACATGAGATCAATCTCTCAATAAATCTGAGATTGAGACATTCAAAATCTACATAAGATCCCATCAAAGTAGATATTTGACCTCCAGATATTTTAAGGCAATTATAGTACAGAAGGTAGTCTAAATATCATGAATGGATCATGATACATTTGCACAAAGCAAAAATCAGTAGACTGCAGTCCAAATTTAACTATGCTGCTTCTTTGACTGAACAAAACAAAATCCttgaaatatttaaatggtAGAAGTGAAGTCACAAGTCAAAAAACACTTTATAAGAGGCATTATAATCTTAAAGCATTAGTTGAACAATGCTACAGCCACAATACTGAAATACTAAATATCCATTATTTGGACTCTTGTAATTAGAATAATATTTTCTGGCTACTTGTTTCCAGCAAACTGAAAACCCAACAATATTCAAAGAAGCAACCTGCCACAGGTGATAATCTTGCAGATGGAGGATCTGGAACATCTCCAGCTGGGCTGTTAAAAGCAACATACCGTGGCAATAAGAATCGTGAATAGTTGAGAATAGAAAATTCCCCAAGATTAAGAATAGGACGTGGAAATTGGACATCATTTAATTGGGGTCAGTAATGTACATATACAAGGATTCATTGATTGCAGAAACTATGCAAAAAGGGAAAAAATCGAGGAGAATTCTGCCATAACATAAAATTGCAGTAATGTGAAGAAAATGCAGCCCATCGTCCAAAACTGAATACCTCATCGTTCAATAGACTAAGAAATGACAAGAGCGAACAAATTGATTCAGCTGAGCGAAACGAAGCATAACATGTTTTCACAATAATATCCAAACTTTAAAACAAACAGTAATTCGTCCAAAATATGCCAACGGGAAATAATGCACCAAATTAAGAAACCAAATCAACGGGGAAAAATTACCTCAAGCAACCAGAAAGGAGAGGAGGAGGAGGATGTATTGCACTCCGAACACAATTTTCGTTATTAACGAAAGACACACGAGCCGGGTCGTCGTCATTATTAGTATTGCTAACAGAAGGATGGGGAGAAGCGGAAGAAGAACATGAATGGGTGGTGGGCAATAATTTGAATCTGAAAAATCTCTTGGAGGAACGAAATGGGAATTGTGCAATATTACAACCGAACGAAAAGGGAAACGAAAGAACGAAAGAAGAAGAGAGGTGGGATGGCCTGAGGCTGCGGTAATGATAAGAATTTCTCCAATTGGAATGGTAACCATAGAACCCTAATTGCAGAGAATGGTGGTCTCGCAACTGCTGTGAAATACGAGACGCACTTAACATCACTCTTTTTCTTGCGCCTCCTTTATCCTTTTTCCCCTTTTTCTTTGATAAATGGCTAATTTGTTTTCACTGTATTCATGGAGAAGAGGTTTACTTGCTGACAGGTGGGAGAAGAACACAGCGCCAAGAAAAAGGTGGTGGCAGGTAGACCTGGCCCTGGTGACCCAGACGCGGCTCGTGGTCCACAGACCGGTTAATCGGGTCGACAAGTTTGACTTCAA from Primulina tabacum isolate GXHZ01 chromosome 3, ASM2559414v2, whole genome shotgun sequence encodes:
- the LOC142539393 gene encoding FAD synthetase 1, chloroplastic-like; amino-acid sequence: MLSASRISQQLRDHHSLQLGFYGYHSNWRNSYHYRSLRPSHLSSSFVLSFPFSFGCNIAQFPFRSSKRFFRFKLLPTTHSCSSSASPHPSVSNTNNDDDPARVSFVNNENCVRSAIHPPPPLLSGCLSPAGDVPDPPSARLSPVAGGIVALGKFDALHIGHRELAIQAAEIGVPFLLSFVGMAEILGWEPRAPIVAKCDRKRILSSWGLLCHNVIPKEFQIEFSTVRYLTPRQFVEKLSEELGVRGVVAGQNYRFGYKAAGDASDLVQLCAEFGMSACIIDSVMDKNQDSKDINCSNSKEKGQVSSTRVRHALAKGDMKYVSELLGRRHRLMLGVKNKEKFFINGMRLSAPRSCLLNLPPCEGVYEDCCLLIGEENVVVPCRVIIETTNIHVELEELDLAPHSHVTAQNSELLGIEFGESSVLS